The genomic region ACAGTGCAAAAGAAGCCAAAGGTGGTGCCGGTGCTTTAGCAGTTCAACAACTCGTTGACAATCATGCTGAGCTCTTAATCGCTCCTGAAGTGGGACCGCAAGCCCTGGAAGCACTCAATAAATTTAAGATCCCCGCCTATAAACAAGGTGTTGTGACAACTGTTCAGGATGCCATCAAAGCCTGGGAGAACAAAACACTGGATAGTATT from Oceanispirochaeta sp. harbors:
- a CDS encoding NifB/NifX family molybdenum-iron cluster-binding protein, which translates into the protein MILALCSTGKELQSRVDERFGRTAFFLFYNTDTAESIVIENSAKEAKGGAGALAVQQLVDNHAELLIAPEVGPQALEALNKFKIPAYKQGVVTTVQDAIKAWENKTLDSIKDPGNKGLHKA